From a single Nostoc edaphicum CCNP1411 genomic region:
- a CDS encoding FtsW/RodA/SpoVE family cell cycle protein, with amino-acid sequence MNLRRLIPIFDSSVSNWALEARLLRWLTLIWLFVGLVMLFSASYPVADGRHDDGLYYFKRQVLWVFVSLIGFNIIVNLPLQKILGLAHWFLLLFLALIFVTLIPGLGKKAFDAARWIAIGPIPIQPSELIKPFLVLQSARLFGQWERISWRVRLTWLGIFGLVLLGILAQPNLSTTALCGMTIWLIALAAGLPYKYLGGTAVGGVMLALLSISIKEYQRKRVMSFLNPWADATGDGYQLVQSLLAVGSGRTWGSGFGLSQQKLFYLPIQDTDFIFAVFAEEFGFVGSMVLLALLATFATLGLIVALKAKNTVHRLVAIGVTVLMVGQSLLHIGVATGSLPTTGLPLPMFSYGGNSMIASLIAAGLLIRVARESSEAEVVPLRKPLFENGRRRRAFHKNRN; translated from the coding sequence GTGAATCTACGCCGCCTGATTCCAATTTTTGATAGTTCAGTCTCCAACTGGGCATTAGAAGCGCGGTTGTTGCGCTGGTTAACGTTGATTTGGCTGTTTGTCGGTTTGGTCATGCTATTTTCAGCATCCTATCCCGTTGCTGACGGTCGTCATGATGATGGGTTGTACTACTTTAAGCGTCAAGTGCTTTGGGTATTTGTTTCCTTAATTGGATTCAATATTATTGTTAATTTACCATTGCAGAAAATTTTGGGGCTAGCCCATTGGTTTTTGTTGCTGTTTTTGGCGTTAATTTTCGTCACACTGATCCCAGGATTGGGAAAAAAGGCTTTTGATGCAGCACGTTGGATTGCGATCGGGCCAATTCCAATTCAACCTTCAGAATTAATTAAACCCTTTTTGGTGCTGCAAAGTGCCCGGCTTTTTGGTCAGTGGGAACGAATCAGTTGGCGGGTTCGCTTAACTTGGTTGGGTATTTTTGGTCTGGTACTTTTAGGAATTCTTGCCCAGCCTAACTTGAGTACAACAGCACTTTGCGGTATGACTATCTGGCTAATTGCTCTAGCCGCTGGCTTACCTTACAAGTATCTGGGAGGGACAGCAGTTGGTGGAGTGATGTTGGCATTACTCAGTATTAGTATTAAAGAGTATCAGCGTAAACGGGTAATGTCATTCCTTAATCCGTGGGCGGACGCTACAGGAGATGGCTACCAGTTGGTGCAAAGTTTGCTAGCCGTGGGTTCTGGTAGAACTTGGGGTTCTGGATTTGGACTTTCTCAACAAAAGCTGTTTTATTTACCAATTCAGGATACCGATTTTATTTTTGCGGTCTTCGCCGAAGAGTTTGGCTTTGTTGGCAGTATGGTGTTGTTAGCACTTTTAGCTACATTTGCCACTCTCGGATTAATTGTGGCGCTGAAGGCTAAAAATACAGTACATCGATTGGTAGCGATCGGTGTGACGGTTTTGATGGTGGGACAATCTTTGCTCCACATCGGTGTTGCTACAGGTTCTCTACCAACTACTGGCTTGCCCTTACCCATGTTTAGTTATGGTGGTAATTCCATGATTGCTAGCTTAATAGCTGCTGGGTTGCTGATTCGGGTAGCACGCGAGAGTAGTGAAGCTGAGGTAGTACCATTGCGAAAACCCCTCTTTGAAAATGGGCGCAGACGCCGAGCTTTTCATAAAAATAGGAATTGA
- a CDS encoding cadmium resistance transporter, with protein sequence MSGLVTAITTGITAFTATNIDDIVILTLLFSQISKTFRSRHILAGQYLGFAALIIASLPGFFGGLIIPQDWIRLLGLMPIIIGVSSLLKREEDSPEETEAETEPSCPSVLTSFISPQTCNVAAIAFANGSDNISIYVPLFANSELDSLLVILSVFFTLVGVWCYTAYKLTYLPAIANFLTENGNTFVPCILIGLGVFIVTENVTWTLLSVVSSYIFSLILGSNTQPSSEEQEKLTV encoded by the coding sequence ATGAGTGGTTTAGTAACTGCAATTACCACAGGGATCACGGCATTCACTGCCACCAACATCGATGATATTGTCATTTTGACGTTGCTTTTTTCACAAATAAGTAAAACGTTTCGCAGTCGTCACATCCTTGCTGGTCAGTATCTCGGTTTTGCTGCATTGATCATTGCTAGCCTTCCCGGTTTTTTCGGTGGACTCATCATCCCCCAGGACTGGATTAGACTACTTGGTTTAATGCCAATAATCATTGGTGTAAGCAGTTTACTGAAACGCGAAGAGGATTCACCAGAGGAAACCGAAGCAGAAACCGAGCCGTCTTGTCCCTCTGTACTTACCAGTTTTATCTCTCCACAAACTTGCAATGTCGCTGCGATCGCCTTTGCCAATGGTAGTGACAACATCAGCATATATGTGCCTCTGTTTGCAAACTCAGAATTAGATAGTCTGCTCGTGATACTAAGTGTATTTTTTACGCTAGTTGGCGTATGGTGTTATACCGCTTATAAGTTAACCTACTTACCTGCGATCGCAAACTTTTTAACTGAAAACGGCAATACTTTTGTGCCTTGTATCTTAATTGGTTTGGGCGTGTTTATTGTCACAGAAAATGTTACTTGGACTCTTTTATCTGTAGTTTCTAGTTATATATTCTCATTGATTTTAGGTTCCAATACTCAGCCGTCGAGTGAAGAACAAGAAAAATTAACCGTCTAA
- a CDS encoding AAA-like domain-containing protein: MRYQVGGSLHSDDPTYVVRQADEKLYTSLKGGDFCYVFNSRQMGKSSLLQRISRRLKSEGYKCIYLDVTQLGSEDTTSAQWYKGIIVSMFYGLNLVEHVNFKQWWDMQAGLSPVQKLHQFVEEILLPNVKSDCEGDGKAKGIFIFIDEIDSLLSLNFPVNDFFAWIRHCYNQQAHDPNFRRLGFALFGVASPSDLIADKRRTPFNIGTAIELYGFRLHEANPLLDGLQGAISQPEVVLQEVIYWTGGQPFLTQKLCQLVLQAALNTSERKIILSPKTEADWVEELVRSHIIQHWESQDEPEHLRTIRDRLLFNQQQAGRLLGLYQQVLQAEEIEDVKNEKLHPLVGGVFGHGESGMGHGKEHTNAQCPMPQATGRLSLYRHLGMELEFPVAFNEDTSDSGHPLFPISPVPTDDSREQTELLLSGLVERYNGYLRIKNPIYRSIFNAEWVLKQLDNLRPYSQPFNAWVASDFQDESRLLRGNALQEVLDWTQRKSLSDLDYRFLAASQELERREVQQKLEVEQLKETEARLASEQKNARLQQRLLLGVSVALVAAIILGIITLYANRQASLSEVRAIAAASNGSFNSNQRLDALVQAIQARRKFQRLDLQNLADAHTLDLQTRKVLEQAVYGADEFNHLSGHQGIVLGVDFSPDGQWIVSSSIDRTVKLWKRDGTLVRTIPHTATIQSVRFSPDSRQIVAAGIDGTIRLWTIDGKLLTILKGHKSAVWRVAFSPDGKTIASASGDFSVKLWQLDGTLIRTLKHERGIWGIAFSPDGQIIASSMVGGTNKLWRLDGTLIKTFTAGKATIWSVAFSPDGQTFVSGGADNMVRLWNREGTLLRTFKGHTAEVFSVAFSYDGQTIASGGSDKTVKLWSVNATLLRTLQGHTSNIQTIAFSPDGETLASAGHDNTIKLWRVNSPLVKLLNGHQEMVWKVAFSPDGQRLASVAGKEIKLWKRDGSLARTIVEEDSRMLSLDFSPDGQTLAIVGSKGIVRLWQLDRNQRTILEGPGIGLLGVSYSPDGNRLVTVGFDYKLRLWQRDANGQFQLQQIIQAHTGRIWDIVYSPDGQFIASASADGTIKLWTSENSDRLLEKPDRILEGHNSEVFGVAISPNSQFIASTGGDGRLRLWKRDGTLLRILDGKSIGLTRVAFSPDGQMLAAAGFDNTIKVWKTDGTLFVTLNGHTSNVSSVAFSPDGKTLASGGDDQLVIMWDIEKILHLNLLKYSCDWVQDYLKTNVTVEKSDRSLCNH; this comes from the coding sequence ATGAGATACCAAGTTGGCGGTAGCCTCCACAGTGATGATCCCACTTATGTTGTGCGTCAGGCAGACGAAAAACTTTATACCAGTCTCAAAGGTGGTGATTTTTGCTATGTCTTTAACTCTCGCCAAATGGGTAAATCATCTCTACTACAGCGAATAAGTCGTCGTCTCAAGTCAGAAGGCTATAAATGTATTTATTTAGACGTAACTCAATTGGGTAGTGAGGATACGACATCAGCACAATGGTATAAAGGAATCATTGTCAGCATGTTCTACGGGTTAAATCTGGTTGAACATGTCAACTTTAAGCAATGGTGGGATATGCAAGCAGGTCTTTCTCCTGTACAAAAGCTACACCAGTTTGTTGAAGAAATTTTGCTGCCAAATGTCAAGAGCGATTGTGAAGGAGATGGCAAAGCTAAAGGCATTTTTATCTTCATTGATGAGATTGATAGTTTACTGAGTTTAAATTTTCCGGTCAATGACTTTTTTGCCTGGATTCGTCATTGCTACAATCAGCAGGCACACGATCCGAATTTTCGACGCCTAGGCTTTGCGTTGTTTGGAGTAGCCAGTCCATCTGACTTAATTGCTGACAAACGCCGGACACCTTTTAATATTGGAACAGCTATAGAGTTATACGGCTTTCGATTGCATGAAGCCAACCCATTACTAGATGGGTTACAGGGAGCAATTAGCCAACCAGAAGTAGTGCTGCAAGAGGTAATCTATTGGACAGGGGGACAACCGTTTCTAACTCAAAAACTTTGTCAGTTAGTTCTTCAAGCTGCCTTAAATACATCAGAGCGGAAAATTATCCTATCCCCAAAAACTGAAGCGGATTGGGTGGAAGAATTGGTGCGATCGCACATTATCCAACACTGGGAATCACAAGATGAACCCGAACACCTCCGTACTATTCGCGATCGCCTACTTTTCAACCAACAACAAGCAGGACGCTTGTTAGGTCTTTATCAGCAGGTATTGCAAGCGGAGGAAATAGAGGACGTAAAGAATGAAAAACTCCATCCCCTTGTGGGTGGAGTTTTTGGGCATGGGGAATCGGGCATGGGGCATGGGAAAGAACATACCAATGCCCAATGCCCAATGCCCCAAGCGACGGGGCGACTATCTCTCTACAGACACCTGGGGATGGAGTTGGAGTTTCCCGTCGCTTTCAATGAAGACACTAGCGACTCTGGGCATCCTCTATTTCCAATATCTCCCGTGCCTACAGATGATAGTCGAGAACAGACAGAGCTTTTACTATCGGGATTAGTCGAGAGGTATAACGGCTATCTCAGAATTAAAAATCCGATCTACCGCAGTATTTTCAATGCTGAATGGGTGTTAAAGCAATTAGACAATCTGCGCCCTTATTCACAGCCATTCAATGCTTGGGTAGCATCGGACTTTCAAGATGAGTCACGCCTGTTGCGGGGGAATGCCTTACAAGAAGTCTTGGACTGGACTCAGCGAAAAAGTCTCAGCGATTTGGACTATCGATTTTTAGCAGCTAGCCAAGAATTGGAACGTCGGGAAGTTCAGCAAAAACTGGAAGTAGAACAGCTTAAAGAAACTGAAGCGCGATTGGCAAGTGAACAAAAGAACGCCCGCCTTCAGCAACGACTACTGTTAGGGGTAAGTGTGGCTCTAGTAGCGGCGATTATCTTGGGAATCATAACACTCTATGCCAATCGACAGGCATCACTGAGTGAGGTACGAGCGATCGCAGCTGCTTCCAATGGTAGTTTTAATTCCAATCAACGCTTAGATGCATTGGTACAAGCAATCCAAGCCAGACGGAAATTTCAACGGCTCGATCTGCAAAATTTGGCAGATGCACATACGCTGGATCTCCAAACCCGCAAAGTATTAGAACAAGCTGTCTACGGTGCTGATGAATTCAATCACCTGTCAGGGCATCAAGGGATTGTCTTAGGTGTTGATTTCAGCCCTGATGGCCAGTGGATTGTCTCATCTAGCATTGATCGCACGGTCAAGCTGTGGAAACGGGATGGAACACTGGTGAGAACAATACCACATACTGCAACCATACAGAGCGTCCGCTTCAGCCCGGATAGCCGCCAGATAGTCGCTGCTGGCATTGATGGCACTATCCGTCTTTGGACGATCGATGGTAAATTATTAACCATCCTCAAAGGGCATAAATCTGCGGTGTGGCGAGTTGCCTTTAGCCCAGATGGAAAAACAATCGCTTCTGCCAGTGGCGATTTTAGCGTTAAGCTTTGGCAACTAGATGGCACTTTAATCAGAACTCTTAAACATGAGCGTGGTATATGGGGAATTGCCTTCAGCCCCGATGGTCAAATCATCGCTTCTAGCATGGTAGGCGGCACTAATAAGCTTTGGCGATTGGATGGAACGCTAATCAAAACATTCACAGCCGGAAAGGCAACTATTTGGAGTGTTGCTTTTAGCCCAGATGGACAAACTTTTGTCTCTGGCGGTGCAGATAACATGGTGCGACTGTGGAATCGAGAAGGCACTTTACTGAGAACTTTTAAAGGGCACACCGCTGAAGTATTTAGTGTAGCCTTTAGTTATGATGGGCAAACCATTGCCTCTGGTGGTTCTGATAAAACCGTTAAACTTTGGTCGGTAAATGCTACTTTATTAAGAACTTTGCAGGGACATACCTCAAATATTCAAACCATTGCCTTCAGTCCTGATGGAGAAACCCTCGCCTCTGCTGGCCACGACAACACCATCAAACTCTGGAGAGTCAACTCACCCTTAGTAAAGCTACTCAATGGCCATCAAGAAATGGTCTGGAAGGTGGCATTTAGCCCTGATGGGCAACGTCTAGCTTCCGTTGCTGGCAAAGAAATAAAACTTTGGAAACGCGATGGTTCTCTAGCCAGAACTATTGTTGAAGAAGATTCTCGAATGCTTAGTCTCGATTTTAGCCCCGATGGTCAAACTTTAGCGATCGTTGGTTCTAAGGGTATTGTGAGACTATGGCAACTAGACCGCAATCAGCGAACCATTCTGGAAGGCCCAGGTATCGGCCTTTTGGGTGTTAGCTACAGTCCTGATGGCAATCGGCTGGTGACTGTGGGTTTTGATTACAAGCTAAGACTCTGGCAACGCGATGCTAATGGACAATTCCAACTCCAGCAAATTATCCAGGCGCATACAGGGCGGATTTGGGACATTGTTTATAGTCCAGATGGGCAGTTTATCGCCTCTGCCAGTGCTGATGGTACCATCAAACTTTGGACTTCAGAAAATAGCGATCGCCTGTTGGAGAAACCAGATCGAATCTTAGAAGGGCATAATAGTGAAGTTTTTGGAGTTGCCATTAGCCCGAATAGTCAATTTATTGCCTCCACTGGCGGAGATGGTCGTCTCCGACTTTGGAAACGTGATGGCACTCTGCTGAGAATCTTAGATGGTAAAAGTATTGGTTTAACAAGAGTCGCATTCAGTCCAGATGGTCAAATGTTGGCAGCCGCAGGTTTTGACAATACGATCAAAGTCTGGAAGACAGATGGCACTTTGTTCGTCACCCTAAATGGACATACGTCTAATGTGAGCAGTGTTGCCTTTAGCCCCGATGGCAAAACCCTCGCCTCTGGCGGAGATGACCAACTTGTGATTATGTGGGATATAGAAAAAATTCTCCATCTCAACCTGCTGAAATATAGCTGTGATTGGGTGCAGGATTATTTAAAGACTAATGTAACAGTGGAAAAGAGCGATCGCTCTCTTTGTAATCACTGA
- a CDS encoding response regulator — protein sequence MSITWIATILVIEDCLSELKLISNYLTDRGYNVIKATSAEEALKIILEEKPDAIFTDVVMLEMSGFELCRFIKINPTNQNRGFLRRDKSPSLQVFWSYLYCIKIG from the coding sequence TTGAGTATTACCTGGATCGCTACTATTCTAGTTATAGAAGATTGTCTGAGTGAATTGAAATTAATAAGTAATTATCTCACAGATAGGGGTTACAATGTCATTAAGGCGACTAGTGCAGAAGAAGCTCTAAAAATTATTTTAGAAGAAAAGCCAGATGCGATTTTTACTGATGTTGTGATGCTGGAAATGAGTGGATTTGAATTGTGTCGCTTCATCAAAATAAATCCGACTAATCAAAATCGTGGGTTTTTGAGACGCGATAAATCGCCGTCTCTACAAGTGTTTTGGTCTTATCTGTATTGTATTAAAATCGGATAA
- a CDS encoding DUF202 domain-containing protein: protein MYNHNRYISVAQLLRCVQFIWKEISYHLRIFLIRAALGIRVLLMQLKLKPTEEDKEKKKAGRLNPSRIRDHLANERTYLAWMRTGIALLGFGVVIVRLRAFHVPLVPRPGNGWKLGLVFSLVGLITVWLSTSHYFAVRRDIEEDTYEPTDRWVLLFSLAVMILGAGVIYFVFTTSLDPMSPLIPE, encoded by the coding sequence ATGTACAATCACAATAGATATATTTCAGTAGCGCAATTATTGCGCTGTGTACAATTCATCTGGAAAGAGATTTCCTACCACCTTCGCATTTTTTTGATCAGAGCCGCTTTGGGGATAAGGGTGTTATTGATGCAGTTAAAATTGAAACCTACAGAAGAAGATAAAGAGAAAAAAAAGGCAGGACGACTGAATCCGTCCCGAATCCGAGATCATTTAGCAAATGAGCGTACCTACCTCGCTTGGATGCGGACAGGGATCGCTCTTTTAGGTTTTGGTGTCGTTATCGTGCGTTTGCGTGCCTTCCATGTACCTTTAGTACCCCGTCCTGGCAACGGCTGGAAATTAGGTTTAGTCTTCTCACTGGTGGGTTTGATCACGGTGTGGCTGTCAACGTCACACTATTTTGCAGTCCGTCGTGATATCGAAGAAGATACTTATGAACCAACAGACCGCTGGGTGTTGTTGTTCAGTCTGGCTGTGATGATTCTCGGCGCTGGGGTAATCTATTTTGTTTTTACAACTTCTTTAGATCCAATGAGTCCACTTATCCCTGAGTAA
- a CDS encoding class I SAM-dependent methyltransferase — protein sequence MNTIVRKIYDTNLTDSWASKLRKKRFSLFTSILDSIPSPIKILDVGGTISFWKNLGFLNEEVKDVEITLLNVKFIETSLTHPKIKQVVGNATNMANFQSNEFDIVFSNSVIEHVGDYEQQRQMATEVMRVGKKYFVQTPNLFFPIEPHFVFPLFQFMPINIRVWLLTNFALGWYDKVSDKQLARSIATSIKLLNKSKFLNLFPEAQLYEEKFFGLTKSFTVYGESL from the coding sequence ATGAATACAATCGTGCGTAAAATATATGACACTAATCTAACTGATTCGTGGGCAAGTAAGCTTAGAAAGAAGCGTTTTTCTTTGTTTACCTCTATATTAGATTCAATCCCCTCTCCTATAAAAATACTCGATGTTGGAGGAACAATAAGCTTTTGGAAGAATTTAGGTTTTTTGAATGAAGAAGTTAAAGATGTAGAAATTACTCTACTAAATGTAAAATTTATCGAAACAAGTTTAACACATCCAAAGATTAAGCAAGTTGTTGGCAATGCTACAAACATGGCAAACTTTCAATCTAATGAGTTTGATATAGTTTTTTCAAACTCAGTTATTGAACATGTAGGCGATTATGAACAACAGCGCCAAATGGCCACTGAAGTAATGCGAGTGGGAAAAAAATATTTTGTTCAAACACCTAATCTGTTTTTTCCAATTGAACCCCACTTTGTTTTTCCTTTATTTCAATTTATGCCTATAAATATTCGGGTATGGCTACTAACCAATTTTGCTCTTGGATGGTACGACAAGGTGTCTGATAAACAGCTGGCTAGAAGTATAGCTACTTCAATTAAGCTGCTGAATAAGAGCAAGTTCCTGAATCTGTTTCCCGAAGCACAACTTTACGAAGAAAAGTTTTTCGGTTTAACTAAGTCTTTCACAGTCTATGGAGAATCTCTCTAA
- a CDS encoding response regulator, whose translation MKTLPISRYRFFQKLQPLSLLKKITGKSVTGCLQVFSTSGSWSIYMDEGKLIYACYSEKMFEPLYRNLQSLSQQISTLPGGIKEQLRAIFETGIENQAIPNPDYLAICWLVNQKYISPSQAAILIEQLALEVLESFLNLQEGSYEFIPESFLDDMPKFCHLNLRLLVERCQMPRSVGEASRREAAYCQTSPASQSNPSELFKINELKPKSKSTLNSFRTNGYKPPAYSINTNDNRGQQIIQPPVDKKIYTIFCIDDSPTALNTIQSYLDEQTFCVVGVTDSLKALMQIVHTKPDIILLDISMPNLDGYELCSLLRKHSSFKNTPVIMVSEKVGFLERAKAKMVRASGYLTKPFTQGDLLKVIFQHIV comes from the coding sequence ATGAAGACACTTCCGATTAGTAGATACAGGTTTTTCCAAAAGCTCCAGCCCCTATCTTTGTTGAAAAAAATCACTGGTAAGTCAGTTACTGGTTGTTTGCAAGTGTTTAGCACGTCAGGCTCTTGGTCAATATATATGGACGAGGGTAAGCTAATTTATGCCTGCTACTCAGAGAAAATGTTTGAGCCACTTTATAGAAACTTGCAAAGCTTGAGTCAGCAAATTTCTACTCTCCCTGGCGGAATCAAAGAACAGTTGCGAGCGATATTTGAAACTGGTATTGAAAATCAGGCAATACCAAATCCAGATTATCTGGCTATTTGCTGGTTAGTCAATCAGAAATATATTAGTCCTTCTCAAGCAGCGATACTGATAGAGCAATTGGCGTTAGAAGTTCTGGAGTCATTTCTGAACTTACAAGAGGGGAGTTATGAATTTATTCCTGAAAGCTTTCTGGATGACATGCCAAAGTTTTGCCATCTAAATCTCCGCTTACTAGTTGAACGATGTCAAATGCCTAGAAGTGTTGGCGAAGCATCTCGTAGAGAAGCGGCTTATTGTCAGACATCACCAGCTTCTCAATCAAATCCCTCAGAATTGTTCAAAATAAATGAGCTAAAACCTAAAAGCAAAAGTACACTAAATTCGTTTAGAACAAACGGTTATAAACCACCAGCCTACTCTATTAATACTAATGATAATAGGGGTCAGCAAATCATCCAACCACCTGTTGACAAGAAAATCTACACAATCTTTTGTATTGATGATAGTCCTACAGCATTGAATACTATTCAAAGTTATTTAGATGAGCAAACTTTTTGTGTTGTCGGAGTCACTGATTCTTTGAAAGCTTTAATGCAGATTGTTCACACAAAACCCGACATAATTTTGTTGGATATTTCGATGCCTAATTTAGACGGATATGAACTCTGCTCTTTGTTGCGTAAACACTCAAGTTTTAAAAATACGCCTGTGATTATGGTATCAGAAAAAGTAGGATTTCTAGAGAGGGCTAAAGCTAAGATGGTCAGAGCATCAGGCTATTTAACTAAGCCTTTTACACAAGGAGATTTACTAAAGGTAATATTTCAACACATTGTTTAA
- a CDS encoding pentapeptide repeat-containing protein, which produces MNAEELKRRFAAGERYFPAVNLSSNKLIGAYLPGINLWGADLSGANLAKAKLWGADLSGTNLAKANLTRANLSGVKLNEANLRGAKLNYAKLYGANLTGAYYDESTRFSRGFDPISRNMRKV; this is translated from the coding sequence ATGAATGCTGAAGAATTAAAAAGGCGTTTTGCCGCAGGGGAAAGATATTTTCCAGCTGTCAACTTGAGTAGTAACAAGCTGATTGGAGCCTATTTGCCTGGAATTAATTTATGGGGAGCAGATTTGAGTGGAGCTAACCTAGCTAAAGCTAAACTCTGGGGAGCAGATTTGAGTGGAACTAATTTAGCCAAAGCAAACTTGACCAGAGCTAATTTAAGCGGTGTCAAACTGAATGAAGCAAATCTCCGGGGAGCTAAACTCAACTATGCCAAGTTGTATGGAGCGAATCTAACTGGCGCTTACTACGATGAAAGTACGCGATTTTCTAGAGGTTTTGACCCCATCAGTAGAAATATGCGGAAGGTGTGA
- a CDS encoding LysR substrate-binding domain-containing protein, translating to MAGMTLEQLKIFLAVAHNLHFTRAAEELYITQPAVSAAIHNLEQEYGVKLFHRIGRHIEIAEAGKLLQVEAQKILDQVSLTERGLRELNNLQRGELKLGSSLTIGNYWLPSKISEFKSQYPGIQIDCTLANAETICVGTAMGQFDLGLVEGDVKPALQNTLEYEIVGSDRLQIVVGQNHPWFEWGEVDLSQLTQTPWVMRVRESGTQQRFEEALQNWGINLSELNVILVFTSGEMAKAAIENGVGATGISELMVKKEIQLGTLRAIRVIDNRESNGAMPLAGYAYAEIVRPFFKLKHRQRFQTALSKVFEEMLVSSMLNGSDKHISIIERGL from the coding sequence ATGGCAGGAATGACGCTTGAGCAGCTAAAAATCTTTCTGGCTGTGGCGCACAACTTACACTTTACTCGCGCAGCAGAGGAGCTTTATATTACACAACCTGCCGTCAGTGCAGCGATCCACAACTTAGAGCAAGAATACGGAGTGAAACTATTCCATCGGATTGGTCGCCATATCGAGATTGCTGAAGCGGGTAAATTACTGCAAGTGGAAGCGCAGAAAATTCTTGATCAAGTTTCCTTAACTGAAAGGGGATTGCGAGAATTGAACAATCTGCAACGGGGTGAATTGAAATTAGGATCAAGCCTGACAATTGGTAACTACTGGCTACCAAGTAAGATTAGTGAGTTTAAGAGTCAATATCCTGGTATCCAGATTGACTGTACCCTTGCCAATGCAGAAACGATTTGTGTCGGTACAGCGATGGGACAGTTTGATTTAGGTTTGGTGGAGGGAGATGTGAAGCCAGCGCTTCAGAATACTTTAGAGTACGAAATAGTGGGGAGCGATCGCTTGCAAATTGTGGTCGGTCAAAACCACCCTTGGTTTGAGTGGGGAGAAGTTGATTTAAGCCAACTAACTCAAACACCTTGGGTAATGCGGGTGCGGGAATCTGGAACCCAGCAAAGGTTTGAGGAAGCGTTGCAAAATTGGGGAATCAATCTCAGTGAACTGAATGTAATTTTAGTGTTTACCAGTGGTGAAATGGCAAAAGCAGCGATTGAAAATGGCGTAGGTGCAACTGGAATTTCTGAGTTGATGGTAAAAAAAGAAATCCAGTTGGGGACTCTGCGGGCAATTCGAGTTATTGATAATAGAGAAAGCAACGGTGCGATGCCTTTGGCGGGCTACGCCTACGCAGAAATAGTTCGACCTTTTTTCAAACTCAAGCATCGTCAGCGTTTTCAAACTGCTCTTTCCAAAGTCTTTGAAGAAATGTTGGTATCGTCTATGTTAAATGGCTCAGATAAACATATATCAATTATTGAAAGAGGATTGTGA